In a genomic window of Xenopus laevis strain J_2021 chromosome 5S, Xenopus_laevis_v10.1, whole genome shotgun sequence:
- the LOC108717871 gene encoding T-box transcription factor T-like, with product MSTNTSESCGKSLPCRMDHLLTAVENELQVGSEKGDPTERELKVTLEDTDLWIRFKELTNEMIVTKNGRRMFPVLKINVSGLDPNAMYSFLMDFVTADNNRWKYVNGEWVPGGKPEPQTPSCVYIHPDSPNFGAHWMKAPVSFSKVKLTNKMNGEGQIMLNSLHKYEPRIHIVRVGGPQKMITSHSFPETQFIAVTAYQNEEITALKIKHNPFAKAFLDTKERSDHKDFIDDTENGQQSGYSQLGNWLIPGTGSLCSTTNHHSQFGAPLSIPSSHGCERYTTLRNHRSSPYPSPYTHRNNSPPSYSENSSACLPVFQSNDHWPGLQMQTHTSMLSINHTNGSPSNSCQYPSLWSVSNSTIAPLPQTGSVANGFGSQYLRSSTSLYAPYNQIVPSPSMGSPIYDGTTTEIEENQYDVSAHNRLAPSWTSVTPPSL from the exons ATGAGCACAAACACATCTGAGAGTTGTGGGAAAAGTCTGCCCTGTAGAATGGATCATCTTCTCACAGCTGTAGAGAATGAACTGCAAGTTGGAAGTGAGAAGGGGGACCCCACGGAAAGGGAACTCAAAGTCACTTTAGAAGACACAGACCTTTGGATAAGGTTTAAGGAGCTTACCAATGAAATGATTGTTACAAAGAATGGAAG GCGAATGTTTCCTGTGCTAAAAATAAATGTCAGTGGTCTCGACCCAAATGCAATGTACTCATTCTTAATGGATTTTGTGACTGCTGATAACAACCGCTGGAAGTATGTTAATGGAGAATGGGTTCCAGGTGGCAAACCcgagccccagacccccagttgTGTTTATATCCACCCAGACTCACCCAACTTTGGAGCACATTGGATGAAAGCACCTGTTTCCTTTAGTAAAGTGAAACTCACCAACAAGATGAATGGAGAAGGCCAG atTATGTTAAATTCACTGCATAAATATGAACCCAGAATTCATATAGTAAGAGTCGGGGGACCACAGAAAATGATCACAAGCCATTCATTTCCAGAGACCCAGTTCATAGCTGTGACAGCATATCAGAATGAAGAG atcACAGCCCTGAAGATTAAACATAATCCATTTGCTAAAGCTTTCCTTGACACCAAAGAAAG GAGTGATCACAAGGATTTTATCGATGATACAGAAAAcggtcagcagtctggttactcaCAAT TGGGCAACTGGCTAATTCCTGGGACTGGTTCCCTCTGCTCTACTACCAATCATCATTCTCAGTTTGGAGCTCCACTGTCAATTCCATCATCACATGGGTGTGAGAGATATACTACTTTAAGAAACCACCGTTCCTCACCTTACCCGAGCCCATATACTCACAGAAACAATTCTCCTC CAAGTTACTCTGAAAACTCATCTGCATGTCTTCCAGTGTTCCAGTCAAATGACCACTGGCCTGGTTTACAGATGCAAACCCATACCAGCATGCTGTCAATAAATCACACCAATGGAAGCCCATCCAATTCTTG TCAGTATCCAAGTTTATGGTCAGTAAGCAACAGCACAATCGCCCCATTGCCTCAAACTGGATCAGTTGCAAATGGATTTGGGTCACAGTATCTTCGGAGCTCAACTTCTCTTTATGCACCATACAATCAGATAGTTCCTTCCCCCTCCATGGGATCACCCATATATGATGGTACCACCACTGAAATTGAAGAAAACCAGTATGACGTCTCAGCACACAACAGACTTGCACCTTCTTGGACATCTGTGACACCACCCTCATTATAG